In one Nitrospirota bacterium genomic region, the following are encoded:
- a CDS encoding alpha/beta hydrolase: MLKKTYLILLISVLAISACAFDNRAIRGGDVVDKYNIGEINLPIEEVIYKNIDGSILYAWSIKKANHDRLPTIIFLHGSRGNVFDYLPVIRNLYQNIDANIFACDFPGTGASKGKMGLENSYQMTIAAIDYLTNERNISQDRIVLYGASMGASLAFYGASKREHVLVIVDSGVTSAGDYLKKYTLIGLPDFLIGLFGENFNNYPLVKSLKNPKLILHGKEDRFIDIKYAQRLYEQAAEPKDFSWVKGDHVLFGNTDNSRELSKKVRTFIEAHIPEQGMEQ; this comes from the coding sequence TATTGATTTCCGTGCTCGCTATATCGGCATGCGCCTTTGATAACAGGGCCATCCGAGGCGGCGATGTAGTTGATAAATACAATATTGGAGAGATAAATCTTCCTATTGAAGAAGTGATCTATAAGAACATTGACGGCTCCATACTTTACGCATGGTCTATTAAGAAGGCAAATCACGACCGGCTACCGACAATTATTTTTCTGCACGGCTCCCGAGGAAATGTTTTTGATTACTTGCCTGTGATAAGAAACCTGTATCAAAATATTGATGCCAATATCTTTGCTTGCGACTTTCCTGGCACAGGCGCAAGCAAAGGAAAAATGGGCTTGGAGAACTCGTATCAAATGACCATAGCAGCAATTGATTATTTAACAAATGAGAGAAATATCAGCCAGGATAGAATTGTACTCTATGGAGCTTCCATGGGGGCTTCGCTTGCCTTTTATGGCGCATCAAAACGTGAGCATGTCTTAGTCATTGTTGATTCCGGAGTAACAAGTGCAGGCGATTATCTGAAAAAATATACTCTTATCGGTTTGCCGGACTTTCTCATAGGGCTATTCGGTGAAAATTTCAATAATTATCCTCTCGTTAAGAGTCTGAAAAATCCAAAACTTATTTTGCATGGCAAAGAAGATAGGTTCATTGATATCAAATACGCTCAGAGATTATATGAACAGGCTGCGGAGCCAAAAGATTTCTCATGGGTGAAAGGAGATCATGTTCTGTTCGGAAATACGGACAATTCAAGAGAGCTATCAAAAAAGGTCCGCACTTTTATTGAAGCACATATCCCAGAACAAGGCATGGAACAATAA